A window of the Halobacterium hubeiense genome harbors these coding sequences:
- the hemL gene encoding glutamate-1-semialdehyde 2,1-aminomutase, which yields MNHETSRDLYDRALDVLVGGVNSSVRAAPQPYPTFVRKGDGGHVVDADGNRYVDWVMGLGPLLLGHDLPEPVQAAIQRRTSEGPMYGMPTELEVEHAEFVARHVPSVEMLRFVNSGTEATTSAVRLARGYTGRDKIVVMQSGYHGAQESTLVEGDREERGPSSAGIPAEFAEHTIPVPFNDEDAVTEVFEEHGDDIACVLVEPLLANKGIVEPVDGYHETLRDLTDDAGALLIWDEVITGFRVGGLGCAQSKYGVTPDLTTFGKIIGGGFPVGAIGGRTDIMEAFTPVGDVFQAGTFSGHPVTMAAGLETLQYAAENDVYEHVNGLGRKLREGLSEIVADQAPEYTVVGTDSLFKVLFTRRGDAQSGACADGCEQDPDCDRFDACPKNGADVARGAVERWNRVFRPQMLDDGILLSQNQFESQFVAYGHTEEDVERTLEAYRNAL from the coding sequence ATGAACCACGAGACGTCACGCGACCTCTACGACCGCGCGCTCGACGTGCTCGTCGGCGGCGTGAACTCCTCGGTGCGGGCCGCCCCGCAGCCGTACCCGACGTTCGTCCGGAAGGGCGACGGCGGCCACGTCGTCGACGCGGACGGCAACCGCTACGTCGACTGGGTGATGGGACTGGGCCCGCTCCTGCTCGGCCACGACCTCCCCGAGCCCGTGCAGGCGGCGATTCAGCGCCGCACCAGCGAGGGCCCGATGTACGGGATGCCGACCGAACTCGAAGTCGAACACGCGGAGTTCGTCGCCCGCCACGTCCCCAGCGTCGAGATGCTGCGGTTCGTCAACTCCGGCACCGAAGCCACCACCTCCGCGGTCCGGCTCGCCCGCGGCTACACCGGCCGCGACAAGATCGTCGTGATGCAGTCGGGCTACCACGGCGCCCAGGAGTCCACGCTCGTCGAGGGCGACCGCGAGGAGCGCGGGCCGTCCAGCGCGGGCATCCCCGCGGAGTTCGCCGAACACACGATTCCCGTCCCGTTCAACGACGAGGACGCGGTTACGGAGGTCTTCGAGGAGCACGGCGACGACATCGCCTGCGTGCTCGTCGAACCGCTGCTCGCGAACAAGGGCATCGTCGAACCGGTCGACGGATACCACGAGACGCTGCGCGACCTCACCGACGACGCCGGCGCGCTCCTCATCTGGGACGAGGTCATCACCGGCTTCCGCGTCGGCGGCCTCGGCTGCGCGCAGTCGAAGTACGGCGTCACGCCTGACCTCACGACGTTCGGGAAGATAATCGGCGGCGGCTTCCCCGTCGGCGCCATCGGCGGCCGCACCGACATCATGGAGGCGTTCACGCCCGTCGGTGACGTCTTCCAAGCCGGGACGTTCTCCGGCCACCCCGTGACGATGGCCGCGGGGCTGGAGACCCTGCAGTACGCCGCCGAGAACGACGTCTACGAGCACGTCAACGGCCTCGGCCGCAAACTCCGCGAGGGGCTCTCCGAAATCGTCGCCGACCAAGCGCCCGAGTACACCGTCGTCGGCACGGACAGCCTGTTCAAGGTGCTGTTCACGCGCCGCGGCGACGCCCAGTCCGGCGCCTGCGCGGACGGCTGCGAACAGGACCCCGACTGCGACCGCTTCGACGCCTGCCCGAAGAACGGCGCGGACGTCGCCCGCGGCGCCGTCGAGCGCTGGAACCGCGTGTTCCGGCCGCAGATGCTCGACGACGGAATCCTGCTCTCCCAGAACCAGTTCGAGTCCCAGTTCGTCGCCTACGGCCACACCGAGGAGGACGTCGAACGCACGCTGGAAGCCTACCGGAACGCCCTCTAA
- the hemB gene encoding porphobilinogen synthase, translating into MNLTDRPRRLRRDGVRGLVSETTLEPTDFVAPVFVDATTDERVPIESMPGHERVPLDEAVPRVEEVLETGVEAVIVFGIPESKDERGTRAYADDGVVQEAVRRITSETDAYVITDVCLCEYTSHGHCGVLEEHADDDPDLTVKNDETLDLLAETAVSHAEAGAEMIAPSSMTDGMVGAIREALDDAGFADVPIMSYAAKYESAFYGPFRDAADGAPAFGDRRHYQMDPANRREASREVALDVEQGADVLMVKPALPYLDVVADVRENFDRPVAAYNVSGEYAMLHAAAENGWLDVEETARESLLSIKRAGADLIITYFAEDVAASLTE; encoded by the coding sequence ATGAACTTGACGGACCGACCGCGGCGGCTGCGGCGGGACGGCGTGCGCGGGCTGGTCTCGGAGACGACCCTCGAACCGACGGACTTCGTGGCGCCCGTCTTCGTGGACGCGACGACCGACGAGCGCGTGCCCATCGAGTCGATGCCGGGGCACGAGCGCGTGCCACTCGACGAGGCGGTACCGCGCGTCGAGGAGGTGCTCGAAACGGGCGTGGAGGCCGTCATCGTGTTCGGCATCCCGGAGTCAAAAGACGAGCGCGGGACGCGGGCGTACGCCGACGACGGCGTCGTGCAGGAGGCCGTGCGGCGCATCACGAGCGAGACGGACGCGTACGTCATCACGGACGTCTGCCTCTGCGAGTACACGAGCCACGGCCACTGCGGGGTCTTGGAGGAGCACGCCGACGACGACCCCGACCTCACGGTGAAGAACGACGAGACGCTCGACCTGCTGGCGGAGACGGCGGTCTCGCACGCGGAGGCGGGCGCGGAGATGATTGCGCCGTCGTCGATGACCGACGGGATGGTCGGCGCCATCCGGGAGGCGCTGGACGACGCGGGCTTCGCGGACGTCCCCATCATGAGCTACGCGGCGAAGTACGAGTCGGCGTTCTACGGGCCGTTCCGGGACGCCGCGGACGGCGCGCCCGCGTTCGGGGACCGCCGGCACTACCAGATGGACCCCGCGAACCGCCGCGAAGCGAGTCGAGAAGTCGCGCTCGACGTCGAGCAGGGCGCGGACGTGCTGATGGTCAAGCCCGCGCTCCCGTACCTCGACGTCGTCGCGGACGTCCGCGAGAACTTCGACCGGCCGGTGGCGGCATACAACGTCTCCGGCGAGTACGCGATGCTGCACGCGGCCGCCGAGAACGGCTGGCTGGACGTCGAGGAGACCGCCCGCGAGTCGCTGCTGTCCATCAAGCGCGCGGGCGCCGACCTCATCATCACCTACTTCGCGGAGGACGTCGCGGCGTCGCTGACCGAGTAG
- a CDS encoding MFS transporter, translating into MDSDRLQLYSLYVSRFAGGFGFSALSVLLPKYANALDASGIMLGLFYTGFTATQALVVVPLAWAGDRYDKRAIFLGLLGFGVVVSLAFTLVETSWQLVAVRGGQGVLATGMGLLSLSLVGELATPATRANYIGKANSWRLAASLLGLASAGVLFDRYGFEPVFYVLAVLFVVAFAAVLVLLDADDTRIEGFPFSDLALNGRILTLTSFRAQYAVAVTLVRSWVAVFAGVTAAQGGLAYSGTVLAVVLSAEKFTNMLFQPFTGRLSDRYGRSLFVAAGGAAYGFVALVVPFTPAIGSALGMPSSLPLLGAASTAFVPLVAANGLLGVADSFREPASMALFADEGIDGEGIASSFGVRELVWRPGSVLAPVLGGYLMAEFGMQWAFYVGGAFALTGVATFLAVLVRSHGAQALTEW; encoded by the coding sequence GTGGACAGCGACCGACTCCAACTCTACTCGCTGTACGTCTCGCGGTTCGCGGGCGGGTTCGGGTTCAGCGCGCTCTCCGTGCTGCTCCCGAAGTACGCCAACGCGCTGGACGCCTCGGGCATCATGCTCGGGCTGTTCTACACGGGCTTCACGGCGACGCAGGCGCTGGTGGTCGTGCCGCTGGCGTGGGCGGGCGACCGCTACGACAAGCGCGCCATCTTCCTCGGGCTGCTCGGGTTCGGCGTCGTCGTCTCGCTGGCGTTCACGCTCGTCGAGACGTCGTGGCAGCTCGTCGCCGTCCGCGGCGGGCAGGGCGTTCTCGCGACCGGGATGGGGCTGTTGAGTCTCTCGCTGGTCGGCGAACTCGCCACCCCGGCGACGCGCGCGAACTACATCGGGAAGGCGAACTCGTGGCGGCTCGCCGCGTCGCTGCTCGGGCTCGCCTCGGCGGGCGTGCTGTTCGACCGCTACGGCTTCGAGCCCGTCTTCTACGTGCTCGCGGTGCTGTTCGTCGTCGCGTTCGCCGCCGTGCTCGTGTTGCTGGACGCCGACGACACCCGCATCGAGGGGTTCCCGTTCAGCGACCTCGCGCTGAACGGCCGCATCCTCACGCTCACGAGCTTCCGCGCGCAGTACGCCGTCGCGGTCACGCTCGTCCGGTCGTGGGTCGCCGTCTTCGCCGGCGTCACCGCCGCGCAGGGCGGCCTCGCGTACAGCGGCACCGTGCTCGCGGTCGTGCTCAGCGCCGAGAAGTTCACGAACATGCTGTTCCAGCCGTTCACGGGCCGGCTCTCAGACCGCTACGGCCGGTCGCTGTTCGTCGCCGCGGGCGGCGCCGCCTACGGCTTCGTCGCGCTCGTCGTCCCGTTCACGCCCGCCATCGGGAGCGCGCTCGGGATGCCGTCCTCGCTCCCACTGCTGGGCGCGGCCTCGACGGCGTTCGTGCCGCTCGTCGCCGCCAACGGCCTGCTCGGCGTCGCGGACTCGTTCCGCGAGCCCGCGAGCATGGCGCTGTTCGCCGACGAGGGCATCGACGGCGAGGGCATCGCCTCCTCATTCGGCGTGCGCGAACTCGTCTGGCGGCCGGGGAGCGTGCTCGCGCCCGTGCTCGGCGGCTACCTCATGGCCGAGTTCGGGATGCAGTGGGCGTTCTACGTCGGCGGCGCGTTCGCGCTCACCGGCGTCGCGACGTTCCTTGCGGTGCTCGTGCGCTCGCACGGCGCGCAGGCACTCACCGAGTGGTGA
- a CDS encoding GNAT family N-acetyltransferase has protein sequence MRVPLTDTTIKSVEDVAEMLEDEDYYFLICVKGEDGDPEPVGVVAFGWVSSPGERGNLMYWVAPEHQGNGYVTEGTELFLDYAFGECGFHKVDARVLVPNEPSWKALEKLGFEREGQRRDDAILDGEYVDAYSYGLLDEEWLDN, from the coding sequence GTGCGCGTGCCGCTGACGGACACGACAATCAAGTCCGTCGAGGACGTCGCGGAGATGCTCGAAGACGAGGACTACTACTTCTTAATCTGTGTCAAGGGGGAGGACGGCGACCCCGAGCCGGTGGGCGTCGTGGCGTTCGGCTGGGTGAGTTCGCCCGGCGAGCGCGGCAACCTCATGTACTGGGTGGCGCCGGAGCACCAGGGCAACGGCTACGTCACGGAGGGGACGGAGCTGTTCCTCGACTACGCGTTCGGCGAGTGCGGCTTCCACAAGGTGGACGCGCGCGTGCTCGTCCCGAACGAGCCGTCGTGGAAGGCCCTGGAGAAGCTCGGCTTCGAGCGCGAGGGGCAGCGCCGCGACGACGCCATCCTCGACGGCGAGTACGTGGACGCGTACTCCTACGGCCTGCTCGACGAGGAGTGGCTGGACAACTGA
- a CDS encoding (Fe-S)-binding protein: protein MSSFVLAQAGTETRPTFWRIGHVGEALFYYLAAVAVAIFLFGVYRRFATYARGADDPIDRLTDLPSRVLTAAKLVASNEKQFDRDLYAGVMHTFILWGFLTLLIATTILGIDMDLWTLVLGQPSFFVGDFYLAYSFVADAMGLLFVVGVGMAIYRRYWVRYGRLWGKHISTEDDLFVWTLFLLGVGGYVTEGVRILGTSATRDVSFETVSFVGWFVKDVLQAAGVTADAAAAAYPVVWWSHALLALAFVASVPYAKPFHMLSSYANLVTRDEDAGRRLPRVPEDASPEEIGPSEIEDFTWKQLLDHDACTKCGRCSSACPAKAAGRPLDPRDVILDLKSYREGLEAGDREEVDIVADGGTSVVDAETMESCMSCMACMDACPVDIEHVTQFTEMNRRLTESGQMNKNVEEAVMNVFQKGNTFGDPDRKRPDWTEELDFEVPDAREQDVEYLWYVGDYPSYDERNQHVARSLAKVFEEAGVSYGILYEDEQNDGNDIRRVGEEGLYEMVAEENIEAFQNCDYEKIVCTDPHSYNTFSNEYEQFGFEDGDSVYHYTQVVENLVNRGALGLSGTELDDTVTYHDPCHLGRYNGEFEAPREVVRATGVTLDEMPRNRDDSFCCGGGGGGLWMDFEEETKPSEERIREALEDTDAGPDVDRFVVACPMCMTMYEDGRKTGGYEDDIEITDVTELLVEAIEAKNERSGAGATSAAAD from the coding sequence ATGTCTTCGTTCGTGCTCGCGCAGGCCGGGACCGAGACCCGGCCGACGTTCTGGCGCATCGGCCACGTCGGCGAGGCGCTGTTCTACTACCTCGCCGCGGTCGCCGTCGCCATCTTCCTGTTCGGCGTCTACCGGCGCTTCGCGACGTACGCGCGCGGCGCCGACGACCCCATCGACCGACTCACCGACCTCCCCTCCCGCGTGCTCACCGCCGCGAAGCTCGTCGCGTCCAACGAGAAGCAGTTCGACCGCGACCTCTACGCGGGCGTGATGCACACGTTCATCCTCTGGGGGTTCCTGACGCTGCTCATCGCGACCACCATCCTCGGCATCGACATGGACCTCTGGACGCTCGTGCTCGGCCAGCCCTCCTTCTTCGTCGGCGACTTCTACCTCGCGTACTCGTTCGTCGCGGACGCGATGGGCCTGCTGTTCGTCGTCGGCGTCGGGATGGCCATCTACCGCCGCTACTGGGTGCGCTACGGCCGCCTCTGGGGGAAACACATCAGCACCGAGGACGACCTCTTCGTGTGGACGCTGTTCCTGCTGGGCGTCGGCGGCTACGTCACCGAGGGCGTCCGCATCCTCGGCACCAGCGCCACCCGCGACGTCTCCTTCGAGACCGTCTCGTTCGTCGGCTGGTTCGTCAAGGACGTGCTGCAGGCGGCGGGCGTCACCGCCGACGCCGCGGCCGCCGCCTACCCCGTGGTGTGGTGGAGTCACGCGCTGCTCGCGCTCGCGTTCGTCGCCAGCGTCCCCTACGCCAAGCCGTTCCACATGCTCTCCAGTTACGCGAACCTCGTCACGCGCGACGAGGACGCCGGCCGCCGCCTCCCGCGCGTGCCGGAGGACGCCAGCCCGGAGGAAATCGGCCCCTCGGAGATTGAGGACTTCACGTGGAAGCAGCTGCTCGACCACGACGCCTGCACGAAGTGCGGGCGCTGCTCGTCGGCCTGCCCCGCGAAGGCCGCCGGCCGCCCGCTGGACCCCCGCGACGTCATCCTCGACCTGAAATCCTACCGCGAAGGCCTCGAAGCGGGCGACCGCGAGGAAGTGGACATCGTCGCGGACGGCGGCACCTCAGTCGTGGACGCCGAGACGATGGAGTCCTGCATGTCCTGTATGGCGTGCATGGACGCCTGCCCGGTGGACATCGAGCACGTCACGCAGTTCACGGAGATGAACCGCCGGCTCACCGAGTCCGGCCAGATGAACAAGAACGTCGAGGAGGCCGTGATGAACGTCTTCCAGAAGGGCAACACGTTCGGCGACCCCGACCGCAAGCGCCCCGACTGGACCGAGGAACTGGACTTCGAGGTGCCCGACGCCCGCGAGCAGGACGTGGAGTACCTCTGGTACGTCGGCGACTACCCGAGCTACGACGAGCGCAACCAACACGTCGCGCGCTCGCTGGCGAAGGTCTTCGAGGAGGCCGGCGTCTCCTACGGCATCCTCTACGAGGACGAACAGAACGACGGCAACGACATCCGGCGCGTCGGCGAGGAAGGCCTCTACGAGATGGTCGCCGAGGAGAACATCGAGGCCTTCCAGAACTGCGACTACGAGAAAATCGTCTGCACGGACCCCCACTCGTACAACACCTTCTCGAACGAGTACGAGCAGTTCGGCTTCGAGGACGGCGACTCCGTCTACCACTACACGCAGGTCGTCGAGAACCTCGTCAATCGGGGCGCGCTCGGCCTCTCCGGCACGGAGTTGGACGACACCGTCACCTACCACGACCCCTGCCACCTCGGGCGGTACAACGGCGAGTTCGAGGCGCCCCGCGAGGTCGTGCGCGCCACGGGCGTCACGCTCGACGAGATGCCGCGCAACCGCGACGATTCCTTTTGCTGTGGCGGCGGCGGTGGCGGCCTCTGGATGGACTTCGAAGAGGAGACCAAACCCAGCGAGGAGCGCATCCGCGAAGCCCTCGAAGACACCGACGCCGGTCCCGACGTGGACCGCTTCGTCGTCGCGTGCCCGATGTGCATGACGATGTACGAGGACGGTCGGAAGACCGGCGGCTACGAGGACGACATCGAAATCACGGACGTCACCGAACTGCTCGTGGAAGCAATCGAGGCGAAGAACGAGCGGAGCGGTGCGGGCGCGACGAGCGCGGCCGCGGACTAG